A genomic region of Ferroacidibacillus organovorans contains the following coding sequences:
- a CDS encoding LCP family protein, which yields MKKQGTKPTAPKSKKKLRRRILVATASAIVLGAAVAYAMVSQGLAGPGGGLSLPFLHNAPPQPENILLIGNNARNAQGPLQLGTAAGQADIMMVAHIDPIKHVVTLISIPRDTLFAMPNYNNPIPKLKSFFFIGAQMQPNQAAQLTVKAVEKFTGMHIDHWIVTDFQGFSDAINAVGGVRVYIPGRIYDPLHSGANLYPGWQTLNGAQALAYIRVRQNTASNVSVNDYERNNAQAQVLMALKTKLLSGRNALANAPGLIATWMKDVATDMNIFDLIHLAEIVHGCKVTHINLGTVSDSMDVVSAPVQGINQENYLTGAYYDIIDPAKVTATLKPFGSTGADTGVPIASPGSFQVQLYGPQSEVSVLQKQGFNVTYMGGSNVSQDQIMYPTGQLSEGLSVGRAIGSGNSLVEPGAPGNAVVVYVN from the coding sequence TTGAAAAAGCAGGGAACGAAACCGACCGCCCCCAAGTCAAAAAAGAAACTTCGTCGAAGAATTTTGGTCGCTACCGCGAGTGCGATCGTGCTTGGCGCGGCAGTTGCCTATGCGATGGTGTCGCAAGGGCTGGCTGGCCCGGGCGGTGGACTATCACTTCCTTTTTTGCATAACGCGCCGCCACAGCCTGAAAACATTCTCCTGATTGGCAACAATGCGCGTAACGCGCAGGGGCCGCTTCAACTCGGGACTGCCGCCGGTCAGGCAGATATCATGATGGTCGCGCACATTGATCCGATCAAGCATGTGGTGACGCTGATCTCGATTCCGCGCGATACACTCTTTGCAATGCCGAACTACAACAACCCTATTCCGAAGCTTAAATCGTTCTTTTTTATCGGCGCGCAGATGCAGCCAAACCAAGCCGCACAATTGACCGTAAAAGCGGTGGAGAAGTTTACTGGCATGCATATCGATCACTGGATCGTGACCGATTTTCAAGGATTTTCCGATGCGATTAACGCGGTTGGCGGTGTGCGCGTGTACATTCCTGGACGTATCTATGATCCACTGCACAGTGGTGCGAACCTCTACCCAGGGTGGCAGACGCTCAATGGCGCGCAGGCGCTCGCCTACATTCGCGTGCGGCAAAACACCGCGAGCAACGTTTCAGTCAACGACTACGAGCGGAACAATGCGCAGGCGCAGGTGCTGATGGCGCTCAAGACAAAGCTGCTCAGTGGCAGAAACGCGCTTGCGAATGCGCCAGGTCTGATCGCTACGTGGATGAAAGATGTTGCGACAGACATGAATATTTTTGACCTGATCCACCTTGCAGAGATCGTGCACGGGTGTAAAGTCACGCATATCAATCTGGGCACAGTTTCTGACTCTATGGATGTCGTCAGCGCCCCTGTTCAAGGCATCAACCAAGAGAACTATCTGACAGGCGCCTACTATGACATTATTGATCCGGCCAAAGTCACGGCAACGCTCAAACCTTTTGGTTCGACGGGCGCTGACACGGGTGTGCCGATCGCGAGCCCCGGCTCATTTCAGGTGCAACTCTATGGTCCGCAGTCTGAGGTTTCTGTGCTTCAGAAACAAGGATTTAACGTGACTTACATGGGCGGCAGCAATGTTTCTCAGGATCAGATCATGTATCCTACAGGCCAGTTGAGCGAAGGGCTTTCGGTGGGTCGCGCGATTGGTTCAGGGAATTCGCTGGTTGAACCGGGGGCACCCGGAAATGCGGTTGTCGTCTACGTGAATTGA
- a CDS encoding outer membrane lipoprotein-sorting protein translates to MKRRYLVLAGLSLACGLLLAGCGEPGATQVVKQLQAVQNKLTAYKSSAWMTVHMQGAVQRYYVETWYQAPNQYRIALGNENKEISQIILHNASGIYIINPGSKRLLKFQGDWAERQGHLYLYHALLSRIVAAQEPTFSRKEKQVSFTIPGDPLNPLIAYQRITLNGQTLNPVQVELLDAKRQPIVTLDYLSYQQNVHFPSGSFSPEQSTTLHAVEMPVAQIERGFGVVEPSWLPTADSMLDASEDHGVIFLRYTGKEPFTLAENRPESGSLSLGQGKLVTLFGIPAVLTGQGPAHQLYWMSHGVEFQLTSTMSAQDMVHIASSTLDNIGK, encoded by the coding sequence GTGAAACGCAGGTATCTCGTATTGGCGGGTCTCTCGCTTGCTTGCGGTTTGCTGTTGGCGGGGTGTGGCGAACCAGGCGCCACACAGGTGGTCAAGCAATTGCAGGCCGTACAAAACAAGCTGACAGCCTATAAAAGTTCAGCCTGGATGACAGTGCACATGCAGGGCGCTGTACAACGATATTATGTGGAAACGTGGTATCAAGCGCCCAATCAATACCGGATTGCGCTCGGGAATGAGAACAAAGAGATTTCGCAGATCATCCTTCACAACGCGTCGGGGATCTACATTATCAATCCTGGTTCAAAGCGGCTCCTGAAATTTCAGGGGGATTGGGCGGAGCGACAGGGGCATCTGTATCTGTACCACGCGCTTCTCTCGCGCATTGTCGCTGCACAAGAACCAACGTTTTCCCGCAAGGAAAAGCAGGTGTCGTTCACGATTCCCGGCGATCCGCTCAATCCGCTCATCGCGTACCAGCGGATTACCTTAAACGGTCAAACGCTCAATCCTGTGCAAGTGGAACTGCTTGACGCCAAGCGGCAGCCCATCGTTACACTCGATTATCTTAGCTATCAACAGAACGTGCATTTTCCGTCAGGTTCATTCTCGCCAGAACAGTCGACTACGCTTCACGCGGTTGAGATGCCCGTGGCGCAGATCGAGCGAGGATTTGGCGTCGTTGAGCCGTCGTGGCTGCCAACGGCCGATTCGATGCTTGACGCGAGCGAGGATCACGGCGTGATCTTTTTGCGGTATACGGGAAAAGAACCGTTCACGCTCGCGGAAAACCGTCCGGAGTCGGGGAGTCTCTCGCTTGGACAAGGAAAGCTTGTTACGCTTTTTGGCATTCCAGCGGTACTTACAGGGCAGGGGCCTGCACATCAATTGTACTGGATGAGTCACGGCGTCGAGTTTCAGTTGACATCGACGATGAGCGCGCAGGATATGGTTCACATTGCAAGTTCAACCTTGGATAATATAGGAAAGTGA
- the alr gene encoding alanine racemase: MWLSADARQRDAWMVVDYESIRHNARLLREKLAPGVRMMACVKAYAYGHGTVETARALLDEGIEELCVATVEEGCFLRASGIHAPILVLGAFPLEAADALVEHDLMATVFAASHVAALARAGRAQGIYPKVHLKVDTGMTRLGVRSEEELLDIAQMCIAQGLIIAGVYTHFAFADEALDATFTDCQLATFQRIVSRLRASGIEPGVVHAANSAGILRGPSYHLDMVRPGIALYGYHPAPQWGQAVALRPALSVFARIVRIAEVPAGTSVGYGCAHICTRASRIATLPIGYADGIPRAAGRGAQVRVGEFAAPIVGRVCMDQLMIDVTGSAARVGDVAQVYGADTGRAGSLQATADVLETISYELLCRLSPRLPRVVAQRQDDARI, encoded by the coding sequence GTGTGGCTGAGTGCCGACGCGCGGCAACGAGACGCGTGGATGGTTGTGGATTATGAATCAATTCGCCACAATGCGCGCCTCTTGCGTGAGAAACTCGCGCCAGGGGTGCGCATGATGGCGTGCGTCAAGGCATACGCCTATGGACATGGAACTGTGGAGACAGCGCGCGCGCTACTTGACGAGGGGATTGAGGAACTCTGTGTCGCGACGGTCGAAGAAGGCTGTTTTTTGCGCGCGTCCGGGATTCACGCGCCCATTTTGGTTCTTGGCGCATTCCCTCTTGAGGCGGCTGATGCGCTTGTCGAACATGACCTCATGGCGACCGTCTTTGCCGCATCACATGTCGCGGCGCTGGCGCGTGCGGGACGCGCACAGGGCATTTATCCCAAGGTACACCTCAAAGTGGATACAGGCATGACGCGGCTTGGCGTGCGCTCGGAGGAAGAGTTGCTTGACATCGCACAGATGTGCATCGCGCAGGGACTCATCATCGCCGGGGTTTATACGCACTTTGCGTTTGCGGACGAAGCGCTTGACGCGACGTTTACAGATTGCCAACTGGCGACTTTTCAGCGCATAGTTAGCAGGCTGCGCGCGTCCGGGATTGAACCAGGTGTCGTTCACGCGGCAAACAGCGCAGGGATTTTGCGCGGTCCTTCCTATCATCTTGACATGGTGCGCCCAGGCATCGCCCTTTACGGGTATCATCCGGCACCACAGTGGGGACAGGCCGTTGCGCTGCGGCCAGCGCTCTCTGTCTTTGCGCGCATTGTACGCATCGCGGAGGTTCCTGCCGGCACGAGTGTCGGTTACGGGTGTGCGCACATTTGCACGCGCGCATCGCGCATCGCGACACTCCCGATCGGCTACGCCGACGGGATTCCCCGCGCGGCGGGGCGGGGGGCGCAGGTTCGAGTCGGTGAATTCGCGGCGCCAATTGTCGGACGTGTGTGCATGGATCAATTGATGATCGATGTGACAGGTTCTGCGGCGCGCGTGGGTGATGTGGCGCAGGTGTACGGCGCAGATACAGGGCGCGCGGGTTCGCTTCAAGCGACAGCGGATGTGCTTGAAACGATTTCGTACGAGCTTTTGTGCCGATTGTCACCGCGTTTGCCGCGCGTCGTCGCTCAGCGTCAGGATGATGCGAGGATTTGA
- a CDS encoding antitoxin translates to MGMLDEVDTLVARDRESRSNVIRQATALYLKERKKQIIRESLQQGYLEMAPINLRLASEAFDAEVEAVMIAERLVSGV, encoded by the coding sequence ATGGGCATGCTCGATGAAGTGGATACGCTTGTCGCGCGTGACCGCGAGAGCCGCAGCAACGTGATTCGACAAGCTACAGCGCTATACCTTAAGGAACGCAAAAAACAGATTATCCGCGAATCTCTGCAACAAGGCTATCTAGAAATGGCCCCGATCAACCTCCGCTTGGCGAGTGAGGCGTTCGACGCAGAAGTAGAAGCGGTCATGATCGCTGAACGCTTGGTCAGTGGGGTGTAG
- a CDS encoding type II toxin-antitoxin system PemK/MazF family toxin, with protein MNVKRGDVYFADLSPVVGSEQGGFRPVLIIQNNIGNRFSPTVIVAAITAQIQKAKLPTHVEISSSQHGMDRDSVVLLEQIRTLDKQRLTEKIAHLDDELMKRVDEALSISLALVDF; from the coding sequence ATGAATGTCAAACGCGGCGACGTTTATTTTGCGGACCTCTCCCCGGTGGTGGGATCCGAACAAGGTGGATTCAGGCCGGTATTGATTATCCAGAATAACATTGGAAACCGTTTTAGTCCGACGGTGATTGTCGCCGCGATCACCGCGCAAATTCAAAAAGCCAAACTTCCCACGCACGTCGAGATCAGTTCCTCACAGCATGGAATGGACAGGGATTCTGTCGTCCTCCTCGAACAAATTCGCACACTAGACAAACAACGCCTCACAGAAAAAATTGCGCATCTGGACGATGAATTGATGAAACGCGTCGATGAGGCGCTCAGTATCAGCCTCGCGTTGGTCGATTTTTGA
- a CDS encoding permease — translation MSDALYVGAKVRAVTAVAILLFVAFGVYLYTMGGSTGTIYVRSILSLFEGIVWDSLPFLVIGVTLSSIVDALSARRAFSSLLSTRIKSHAVAATLGLALPVCDCGVAPVARTMRRRGVPEATAMTYALATPTLNIISIVATVVAFHGSWTMALWRIGAVLLLSLSIGMLLSRLQGDAADVYQQPNTNASHARGTFATVDHMARHAIAELVAIGPFLILSALIAATAQELWPLRAVTAFTQHSVWSIPLMMALGGMLSLCSEADAFVAAGLASLFSPGAILAFLLAGQLVDIRNMMVFPTVFQQRTIWTALSLASLFVFVISALANHVILGGWTL, via the coding sequence TTGTCAGACGCTCTCTATGTTGGCGCAAAAGTCCGCGCAGTGACGGCCGTCGCCATTCTATTATTTGTGGCGTTCGGCGTGTATCTCTATACGATGGGTGGATCGACGGGTACGATCTATGTGCGGTCGATTCTCTCTCTTTTTGAAGGAATTGTTTGGGATTCACTCCCCTTTTTGGTGATCGGTGTCACTCTTTCGTCGATCGTTGACGCGCTCTCTGCGCGTCGCGCATTTTCATCGCTCCTTTCCACGCGCATAAAAAGTCACGCTGTTGCGGCAACGCTTGGTTTGGCATTGCCTGTTTGTGACTGTGGCGTCGCACCTGTCGCGCGTACCATGCGCCGGCGCGGGGTGCCGGAGGCGACGGCGATGACGTACGCCCTCGCGACACCCACACTCAATATCATATCGATTGTCGCGACAGTCGTCGCGTTTCACGGATCGTGGACGATGGCACTTTGGCGCATCGGCGCTGTGCTCCTTCTTTCGCTGAGTATCGGCATGCTTTTGTCGCGGCTTCAAGGCGACGCGGCGGACGTCTACCAGCAGCCGAATACCAACGCTTCGCACGCACGCGGAACGTTTGCGACGGTTGATCACATGGCGCGACACGCCATCGCTGAACTTGTTGCGATTGGTCCGTTCTTGATACTAAGCGCACTGATTGCGGCGACCGCGCAAGAGTTGTGGCCGCTGCGTGCGGTGACTGCATTTACACAGCACTCGGTATGGTCGATTCCGCTGATGATGGCGCTTGGCGGAATGCTTTCCCTGTGCTCTGAGGCGGACGCATTCGTCGCGGCAGGGCTTGCTTCGCTCTTTTCTCCGGGGGCGATTCTCGCCTTTTTGCTCGCGGGACAACTGGTCGATATCCGGAATATGATGGTGTTTCCGACCGTTTTTCAACAGCGCACCATCTGGACTGCGCTCTCGCTTGCGTCACTCTTTGTGTTTGTGATTAGTGCATTGGCGAATCACGTCATCCTCGGGGGGTGGACACTGTGA
- a CDS encoding adenosylhomocysteinase, which translates to MSSFAAIPAADRSHIRDLSLHGRGEKKIQWVIGRMPLMRALQEQFESEQPFAGKRVVICLHLEAKTAYLARVIQSGGAEVTVVASNPLSTQDDVVAALVQEGIAAHAWYGASDEEYHAHIRAALDTNPHLIIDDGGDLITTLHHERPEQVETVIGGCEETTTGILRLRAMELDGALRVPMMAVNDAYSKYLFDNRYGTGQSVWDGIMRTTNMVVAGSTAVVVGYGWCGKGVALRARGLGARVIVCEVDPIKAVEAVMDGHEVMPMQEAARHGDFFVTVTGNRDCITGAHFDAMKTGAILANAGHFDVEINIPDLRARAVAIENVRPNVQGFKMADGRVLYLLAEGRLVNLAAGDGHPAEVMDMTFALQALALRHVAENSLAAGVHNLPAELDRRVAAMRLHADGRSIDELSDEQKAYLAGWGHEA; encoded by the coding sequence ATGTCGTCATTCGCAGCAATACCTGCCGCCGACAGATCGCATATTCGCGATCTGTCTTTGCACGGTCGCGGTGAAAAGAAGATTCAGTGGGTCATCGGACGCATGCCGCTCATGCGCGCTTTGCAAGAGCAGTTTGAAAGCGAGCAACCGTTTGCCGGAAAGCGCGTCGTCATCTGCCTGCACCTTGAGGCAAAGACAGCCTATTTGGCACGCGTCATACAGTCTGGCGGCGCCGAGGTGACGGTGGTTGCGTCAAACCCGCTGTCAACGCAGGACGACGTGGTTGCGGCGCTTGTTCAAGAGGGGATCGCGGCGCATGCTTGGTATGGCGCGAGCGACGAAGAGTACCACGCGCATATTCGGGCGGCGCTTGATACGAATCCGCACCTGATCATTGATGACGGCGGGGATCTGATCACGACCCTTCACCATGAACGTCCGGAGCAGGTGGAGACGGTGATCGGCGGATGTGAGGAAACGACGACCGGGATTTTGCGCCTGCGCGCCATGGAGCTCGACGGTGCGCTGCGCGTCCCGATGATGGCGGTCAATGACGCGTACAGCAAGTACCTCTTTGACAATCGCTATGGGACAGGACAGTCCGTGTGGGACGGGATCATGCGAACGACGAACATGGTCGTCGCGGGCTCGACGGCAGTTGTTGTCGGCTATGGCTGGTGCGGAAAAGGCGTGGCACTTCGCGCGCGTGGACTCGGGGCGCGGGTGATCGTCTGTGAAGTGGACCCGATCAAAGCGGTAGAGGCGGTCATGGATGGTCACGAAGTAATGCCGATGCAGGAAGCGGCGCGCCACGGCGACTTTTTTGTCACGGTTACGGGAAATCGCGACTGCATCACTGGCGCACATTTTGACGCGATGAAAACGGGTGCGATCCTTGCCAACGCGGGGCATTTCGACGTTGAGATCAACATCCCGGATTTGCGTGCGCGGGCGGTTGCCATCGAGAATGTACGGCCCAATGTGCAGGGTTTTAAAATGGCGGATGGACGTGTCCTCTACTTACTCGCAGAGGGGCGGCTCGTCAATCTTGCCGCAGGAGACGGCCACCCGGCAGAGGTGATGGACATGACGTTTGCACTGCAGGCACTCGCCCTGCGCCATGTCGCCGAGAATTCACTGGCAGCCGGTGTCCACAACCTCCCGGCAGAGCTTGATCGCCGGGTTGCGGCAATGCGTCTGCACGCGGATGGGCGGTCGATTGATGAACTGTCAGACGAGCAAAAGGCATACCTTGCAGGATGGGGTCACGAAGCGTAG
- a CDS encoding gamma-glutamyl-gamma-aminobutyrate hydrolase family protein — protein sequence MKPRIGLSVNYEEKGTGKVGAYLGADYTDGIYAAGGLPFVLPLTDERAWIEELADELDGLLLTGGDDIDPSYFGHEPLLGLGQITPLRDAMEFQLFAAMRARQKPIFGICRGVQVMNAALGGTLYQDLPREFRGTLQHSQKAPRDHMAHAVEIAPGTRLAQIVEVAMLPVNTYHHQAVRDLAPGCVATAHSRDGLIEAIECPTDRFTLGVQWHPENLWRKNSSHFRLFTAFTEAAAAARREAAQKQPVFTREEK from the coding sequence ATGAAGCCGAGAATTGGGCTTTCTGTAAATTATGAGGAAAAAGGCACGGGCAAGGTTGGCGCTTATCTTGGCGCAGATTATACGGATGGCATCTACGCGGCGGGCGGACTTCCTTTTGTGCTCCCGCTCACGGACGAACGGGCGTGGATTGAGGAACTCGCCGACGAACTCGACGGGCTTTTGTTGACGGGCGGGGATGACATTGATCCAAGCTACTTTGGGCATGAGCCGCTGCTTGGCTTAGGGCAAATCACGCCGCTGCGCGACGCGATGGAGTTTCAGCTTTTTGCCGCGATGCGCGCCCGCCAAAAACCGATCTTTGGCATCTGCCGCGGGGTACAGGTGATGAATGCGGCACTTGGCGGCACACTTTATCAGGATTTGCCTCGCGAGTTTCGCGGGACGCTTCAGCACAGCCAAAAAGCGCCGCGCGATCACATGGCGCACGCGGTAGAGATTGCCCCGGGAACCCGTTTGGCGCAAATCGTTGAAGTAGCAATGCTTCCTGTCAACACGTACCATCACCAGGCGGTGCGCGATCTCGCGCCAGGTTGTGTTGCGACAGCGCACAGCCGCGACGGTTTGATCGAGGCGATCGAGTGCCCAACAGATCGTTTTACGCTCGGCGTGCAGTGGCACCCGGAAAACCTGTGGCGAAAAAACTCGTCACACTTCAGGCTATTTACCGCTTTCACTGAGGCTGCTGCGGCGGCGCGGCGTGAAGCGGCGCAAAAACAGCCTGTCTTCACGCGTGAAGAGAAATAG
- a CDS encoding polysaccharide biosynthesis C-terminal domain-containing protein, translating to MFITLILWLSTNITAAALIVPIARARAGVRINPRRDDEVGKPFFAYGNRISWQNLLTQLNYRGDFYAVGILAGSRGVALYTIAVTASEILWQVSQSISLAVFARIAKEERHASIELTERSFRFTFYTLVSGAAIMFVCSPLINVVYTHRYQGSIAPFQILLIGTTAYGATGLLTQFFTDQLGHVRFPLYMQAASIATNVLICVITIPHLGIIGGALASSTAYFLALTLSVLYYRKHTERSLRNLFLFTREDRLFLRRFTPRRRSSLSESGK from the coding sequence TTGTTTATCACGCTGATCCTTTGGCTCTCTACAAACATCACAGCCGCCGCGCTCATTGTCCCCATCGCCCGCGCGCGCGCAGGCGTGCGCATCAACCCGCGCCGCGACGATGAAGTCGGCAAGCCGTTTTTTGCATATGGAAACCGCATCTCGTGGCAAAATTTATTGACACAACTCAACTACCGCGGCGATTTTTACGCCGTCGGAATTCTCGCCGGTTCGCGCGGCGTCGCGCTGTACACGATCGCCGTTACCGCATCCGAGATTCTGTGGCAAGTGTCACAGAGTATCAGTCTGGCCGTCTTTGCACGCATCGCCAAAGAAGAACGCCACGCTTCTATCGAGCTTACCGAACGCAGTTTTCGCTTTACGTTTTACACCCTTGTCAGCGGAGCGGCGATCATGTTTGTCTGCTCTCCGCTGATCAATGTGGTCTATACCCATCGCTATCAGGGATCGATCGCTCCTTTTCAAATTCTTTTGATCGGGACGACCGCGTATGGAGCAACCGGTCTCTTGACACAGTTTTTTACGGATCAGCTCGGACATGTGCGTTTTCCGCTTTATATGCAAGCGGCGAGCATCGCCACCAATGTGCTGATCTGCGTCATCACCATTCCGCATCTCGGCATCATCGGAGGCGCGCTCGCCTCGTCAACCGCCTATTTTCTCGCGCTCACACTCTCCGTGCTCTACTACAGAAAGCACACGGAGCGATCCCTGCGCAACCTATTTCTCTTCACGCGTGAAGACAGGCTGTTTTTGCGCCGCTTCACGCCGCGCCGCCGCAGCAGCCTCAGTGAAAGCGGTAAATAG
- a CDS encoding DUF1659 domain-containing protein, which produces MTSRHLLVSVQIGQNANGKPKLHNRIYPHVDVAAAESAIASVLEALSPLFADPIVELGHVDTVSIQSVAATGTAVASGTASLAATGTTVTSAVSGTTTVA; this is translated from the coding sequence ATGACGAGCAGGCATCTCTTGGTCTCAGTCCAGATTGGGCAAAACGCAAACGGCAAACCGAAACTTCACAATCGCATCTACCCGCATGTCGATGTGGCGGCGGCGGAGAGCGCAATTGCGAGTGTGCTTGAGGCGCTTTCTCCGCTGTTTGCTGACCCGATTGTCGAGCTTGGCCATGTCGACACGGTGTCCATCCAAAGTGTCGCTGCGACAGGAACGGCTGTGGCGAGCGGCACGGCAAGCCTTGCGGCAACGGGAACGACGGTGACAAGCGCCGTTTCCGGGACCACCACCGTCGCGTAA
- a CDS encoding DUF2922 domain-containing protein translates to MKEVLQLSFLTSASKAVHLQIQNPKQPVDPVAVNAAMDAIVGSDIFLFPTGRIIKKVAAKVNTSDTSILTLP, encoded by the coding sequence ATGAAAGAAGTGCTTCAGTTGTCGTTTCTCACAAGTGCCAGCAAGGCGGTGCACTTGCAGATTCAAAACCCAAAGCAGCCAGTCGACCCTGTCGCGGTTAACGCGGCGATGGATGCGATTGTCGGGAGCGATATCTTTCTCTTTCCGACGGGCCGGATCATCAAAAAGGTGGCGGCGAAGGTCAATACGTCTGACACTTCAATCTTGACACTTCCCTGA
- a CDS encoding DUF1450 domain-containing protein: MGEIETRETQSLGIVRIETCEDNRAHQSDEAARQVCAHTAGVLHREWACLGHCHNCFKKPFALVDDRILLEADSAEELYSLLLDTLATLKSPPSIK, translated from the coding sequence GTGGGTGAGATCGAGACACGAGAAACCCAGTCGCTTGGCATCGTGCGCATCGAAACATGCGAGGACAATCGCGCACACCAAAGCGATGAGGCGGCACGCCAAGTCTGCGCGCACACTGCGGGGGTTTTGCATCGCGAGTGGGCCTGCCTCGGCCACTGTCACAACTGTTTCAAAAAGCCGTTTGCATTGGTTGACGATCGCATCTTGCTTGAGGCAGACAGTGCAGAAGAGCTGTATTCGCTCCTTCTTGACACGTTGGCAACACTGAAAAGCCCCCCCTCGATCAAATAA
- a CDS encoding sigma-70 family RNA polymerase sigma factor, giving the protein MNPLSPQSQEERVSLLQELMRAFGHDVIRLIDHYLHDRHAAEDLSQDVFLKVYDHLDDFRNESSYKTWILAIAANAAKDYLRAAARRVTPVETIPEKEGVAHPAVENTVVERAQRDQLWRAVDALPDVYREAIWLFYGHELSVEEAARVAKASVGAMKTRLHRGRAMLREGLGGGFYL; this is encoded by the coding sequence GTGAATCCGTTGTCGCCTCAGTCTCAAGAAGAACGCGTATCCCTTCTTCAAGAATTGATGCGCGCGTTTGGTCACGACGTGATCCGCCTGATCGATCACTATTTGCATGATCGGCACGCTGCAGAAGATCTGTCGCAAGATGTCTTTCTTAAAGTGTACGACCATTTGGATGACTTTCGCAATGAATCGAGCTATAAAACATGGATCTTGGCGATTGCGGCAAACGCTGCAAAAGATTATCTGAGAGCGGCAGCAAGGCGTGTGACGCCCGTGGAGACAATCCCGGAGAAAGAAGGTGTGGCGCATCCCGCGGTTGAAAACACGGTGGTTGAGCGCGCGCAGCGCGATCAGCTGTGGCGAGCGGTAGATGCCCTGCCGGATGTCTATCGCGAGGCGATCTGGCTTTTTTATGGACACGAATTGTCGGTTGAAGAGGCGGCGCGTGTGGCCAAAGCGAGTGTCGGCGCGATGAAAACGAGACTACACAGAGGGCGCGCCATGCTTCGCGAGGGGTTAGGGGGTGGATTTTATTTATGA
- the thiL gene encoding thiamine-phosphate kinase — translation MRLHEIGEFGLIARLKEIVWRADPRVMVGIGDDAAVVTYERPVVMTTDALVQGVHFTSETMTPKLTGAKAAVATLSDLAAMGAVARHLLVTLALPPDTDVEEILAVYRGMADVCNMYDATLVGGDVVSTGGPLVISVTATGELLDKPLLRSGAKPGDILFVTGDLGGSAGFLHAFFADRLAMLNPLDQSLLRERHQRPTPQFIAAQILVEEGCTSLNDVSDGLASEAHEIAEASGARLVIEAARVPIPPALRAYARLGRLDPLDFALYGGEDYQLVGTVDVRSVGRVLARMQAAGVRFTVIGRVTDGAPGVELLAQGVYQTLEKRGYNHFGAAFRGGKEIR, via the coding sequence GTGCGCCTCCATGAAATCGGAGAGTTTGGGCTGATCGCACGACTAAAAGAGATCGTCTGGCGCGCGGACCCGCGCGTCATGGTGGGAATAGGCGATGACGCGGCGGTCGTGACGTATGAGCGACCCGTGGTCATGACGACGGATGCGCTTGTGCAAGGTGTTCATTTTACGAGTGAGACCATGACGCCGAAGTTGACGGGGGCAAAGGCGGCCGTTGCGACGCTTAGCGATCTCGCCGCGATGGGTGCTGTAGCGCGCCATTTGCTCGTGACACTCGCACTGCCTCCTGACACGGATGTCGAAGAGATTCTTGCGGTGTATCGCGGTATGGCAGATGTGTGCAACATGTACGACGCAACGCTTGTCGGCGGTGATGTTGTGTCAACGGGCGGTCCGCTTGTCATCAGTGTGACCGCGACGGGAGAGTTGCTTGATAAACCCCTTCTTCGCTCAGGCGCAAAACCTGGGGACATTCTCTTTGTGACTGGGGATCTCGGCGGATCAGCAGGTTTCCTGCACGCGTTTTTTGCAGATCGACTCGCCATGTTGAATCCACTCGACCAATCGCTCTTGCGGGAGCGTCATCAGCGGCCGACGCCGCAGTTTATCGCGGCGCAGATCCTTGTCGAAGAAGGGTGCACATCGCTCAATGACGTGTCAGACGGGCTCGCTTCGGAAGCGCACGAGATTGCTGAGGCGAGCGGAGCCCGACTGGTGATCGAGGCGGCCCGGGTCCCCATTCCGCCCGCGCTTCGCGCATATGCGCGACTGGGGCGGCTCGATCCGCTTGATTTTGCGCTCTACGGCGGTGAGGACTACCAACTGGTGGGGACGGTTGATGTGAGAAGCGTTGGGCGGGTGCTCGCGCGAATGCAGGCGGCTGGTGTTCGCTTTACAGTGATTGGGCGCGTGACGGATGGCGCTCCGGGGGTTGAACTGCTTGCACAAGGTGTTTATCAGACACTAGAAAAACGAGGCTATAACCATTTTGGAGCCGCGTTTCGCGGCGGCAAGGAAATCAGGTGA